Proteins encoded together in one Kutzneria kofuensis window:
- a CDS encoding RICIN domain-containing protein, with amino-acid sequence MAGLVGLALTVLTVLAAGPAYAATPAEVIAVAPSDSPSTIIANAANVVPSARQLAWERAERMAFIHFGVNTFDGREWGTGTEDPNIFQPTGLNTDQWASSLKDTGFKGAVLTAKHHDGFLLFPSKYSTFSVASDHAWQNGNGDVVKNYADSMHKAGLKAGIYLSPADLHENQPGGKFANGSPSRTVTIPSDPSEIVNGITFTFNSDDYNTYYENTLYELMSRYGGIDELWLDGANPTGRNQPYNFSDWIKIVRALQPNAAIENDGGPDIRWVGNENGYARQSEWAVVPFTGNAATAADTIINPPGGYGAPDLGSDSLLSQRKQDGTSAWNLLRWSPPECNGTLSANHNWFWQPGDTWRGVPELEDMYYNSVGRNCNNLLDVPPNRQGVFDQSEVTVLSQLNARIAGTFNTNLASGATVANDSGTSNTSGRTPNLALDGNLDTSWQPTGSTGALVFTLPGTQTFDVISAQEDLHIGQRVESYAVDAWNGSSWNQIAGDTTIGQKKLVRLNSPVTTSQVRLRVTGSRSTPTIAEFGLFKRPGGSTAAGSVTSAASGRCLDVNGASTTPGSQVQIWDCDGAANQGWTHTSGNQLTVYSGSSQLCLDAYGQGTTSGTKVVTWTCNGGANQQWTVNSNGTITGVQSGLCLDVTGAGTANGTPVELWTCNGQSNQQWSIH; translated from the coding sequence TTGGCCGGCCTGGTCGGACTCGCCCTGACGGTGCTCACCGTGCTCGCGGCAGGCCCCGCCTACGCGGCGACTCCGGCCGAGGTCATCGCCGTGGCGCCGTCGGACTCGCCCAGCACGATCATCGCGAACGCGGCCAACGTCGTGCCATCGGCGCGCCAGCTGGCCTGGGAGCGGGCGGAGCGGATGGCGTTCATCCACTTCGGCGTGAACACCTTCGACGGCCGGGAGTGGGGCACCGGAACCGAGGACCCGAACATCTTCCAGCCCACCGGCCTGAACACCGACCAGTGGGCGAGTTCGCTGAAGGACACCGGGTTCAAGGGCGCCGTCCTGACCGCCAAGCACCACGACGGCTTCCTGCTCTTCCCCTCCAAGTACTCCACCTTCAGCGTCGCCTCCGACCACGCATGGCAGAACGGCAACGGTGACGTGGTGAAGAACTACGCCGACTCCATGCACAAGGCCGGCCTGAAGGCGGGCATCTACCTGTCACCGGCCGACCTGCACGAGAACCAACCGGGCGGGAAGTTCGCCAACGGCAGCCCGAGCCGGACCGTGACCATTCCCAGTGACCCGTCCGAGATCGTCAACGGAATCACGTTCACCTTCAACTCCGACGACTACAACACCTACTACGAGAACACCCTCTACGAGTTGATGTCCCGCTACGGCGGCATCGACGAGCTGTGGCTGGACGGCGCCAACCCGACCGGCCGCAACCAGCCGTACAACTTCAGCGACTGGATCAAGATCGTCCGGGCACTGCAACCCAACGCGGCCATCGAGAACGACGGCGGGCCGGACATCCGCTGGGTCGGCAACGAGAACGGCTACGCCCGCCAGTCCGAGTGGGCGGTCGTGCCCTTCACCGGCAACGCCGCGACCGCCGCCGACACCATCATCAATCCGCCCGGCGGCTACGGCGCCCCCGATCTGGGCAGCGACAGCCTGCTGTCCCAACGCAAGCAGGACGGGACCAGCGCGTGGAACCTGCTGCGCTGGTCGCCCCCGGAGTGCAACGGGACGCTGTCGGCGAACCACAACTGGTTCTGGCAGCCCGGCGACACCTGGCGGGGCGTGCCGGAACTGGAGGACATGTACTACAACTCGGTGGGCCGCAACTGCAACAACCTGCTGGACGTCCCGCCGAACCGACAGGGCGTGTTCGACCAGTCCGAGGTGACCGTGCTGTCCCAGCTCAACGCCAGGATCGCGGGGACGTTCAACACCAACCTCGCCAGCGGCGCCACCGTGGCCAACGACAGCGGGACCTCGAACACCTCGGGCCGCACCCCGAACCTGGCCCTGGACGGCAACCTGGACACCTCGTGGCAGCCGACCGGCAGCACGGGTGCGCTGGTGTTCACCCTGCCCGGAACGCAGACGTTCGATGTCATCTCGGCGCAGGAGGACCTGCACATCGGCCAGCGCGTCGAGTCCTATGCCGTGGACGCCTGGAACGGCAGCTCCTGGAACCAGATCGCCGGCGACACCACGATCGGCCAGAAGAAACTCGTCCGCCTGAACTCGCCGGTCACCACCAGTCAGGTGCGGTTGCGCGTCACCGGCTCCCGGTCCACCCCGACCATCGCCGAGTTCGGCCTGTTCAAGCGCCCGGGCGGGTCCACCGCGGCCGGGAGCGTGACCTCCGCCGCGTCCGGCCGGTGCCTGGACGTCAACGGGGCCAGCACGACACCGGGGAGCCAGGTCCAGATCTGGGACTGCGACGGCGCGGCCAACCAGGGGTGGACCCACACCTCGGGCAACCAGCTCACGGTCTACAGCGGCAGCAGCCAGCTCTGCCTCGACGCGTACGGACAGGGGACCACATCCGGCACCAAGGTCGTCACCTGGACCTGCAACGGCGGCGCCAACCAGCAGTGGACCGTCAATTCCAACGGCACCATCACCGGCGTCCAATCAGGACTGTGCCTCGACGTGACCGGGGCCGGCACCGCCAACGGCACTCCCGTCGAACTGTGGACCTGCAACGGCCAGAGCAACCAGCAATGGAGCATCCACTGA
- a CDS encoding RICIN domain-containing protein, with translation MRHHTRSSSSRRFTRWAATAVAVLAVAVAARPATAAPQAAAPAASFADVTGFGDGNGALASVDLTGTWSFTPTGRATTSIRVPGGGWYKQGFTDVSEAVYSRTITVPDSGRPQSAWIEFGAVNHQATLSVDGRVVATQTTAFTPSNFDISAYAAPGTTHTLSVDVKGRNAMKNPANGKYVVPDAAEWSEAVPQGIYRSAFLRVYPAVRISDAFVRTSVANQSLTYDVSVANTSDTARTVTLSGTLTSDNGTSFNYPALPGRSVTVAAHSTATATVGPVPWNLGSASYWWPNVPYRQGYRAQLHRLALHAVTDDGRTSDATYRFGFRESSQNGDYYYLNGVRVNFRGDNLQGADFDRIDNGGKGDAYDTLPGFLPPSTGNGGWPQAVDNYQRLNYNVVRIHQEPASPYMLDVADELGLMVIDESAIRGSSGQQDFVAGHDNMVAHDRALALRDRNHPAVIRWSQDNEPNISGSDSEQFEKDLYAAVNTADGTRPISVDLGPGGSPGQYPTMTYGNFAVLGHYLDGLGHYGEQVWSTAGRPDGEGEYIWPACNTKQGFEWFATATAAKRGKDVTDLRPYTLLSGWAGVVPGVRTTDFTPEEGGHPIYGADNLADPWSNPQIQRIQAAFNPVAAIDLPYWSASGVSDANGTFPLSQAADSYPYGSTVTRDVTVFNDDFTSTSVGFSWTARLDRPDGTVIASGDETLTVPLGSRVTRPVTFTAPTSGTRVYLVLTTAKSGSTVFTDSAEFLGLGAVSSNVDDASSAMSYTGSWGHATGEAGPYDGTNSYSDVAGDTATLSFTGTGITLDAVTAPNHGIAAVSVDGAAETLVDEYSATRTGDAVVWSNTTLASGPHTVRIRVTGNQRSGSTGTWVTVDRFEITSASALSGNYRIVNRNSGKPLAVAGGSTADGALVVQQTGGAPWTIGAASGGSYTLTYTGSGKVLDVPGHATTTGTQLEQWTGNGGANQHWYLRPTGDGYFTITSADNGLLADVYGRATDDGARVVQWTATGGANQQWQLIPA, from the coding sequence ATGCGGCATCACACTCGATCATCCAGTTCTCGGCGCTTCACCCGGTGGGCCGCGACGGCGGTGGCAGTGCTCGCCGTCGCCGTCGCGGCCCGTCCGGCCACCGCCGCGCCGCAAGCAGCCGCCCCGGCGGCATCCTTCGCCGACGTGACCGGCTTCGGCGACGGCAACGGCGCGCTCGCGTCCGTGGACCTGACCGGCACGTGGAGCTTCACGCCGACCGGGCGGGCGACGACCTCGATCCGCGTGCCCGGCGGCGGCTGGTACAAGCAGGGCTTCACCGACGTGTCCGAAGCGGTGTACTCGCGCACCATCACCGTGCCGGACTCCGGCCGGCCGCAGTCGGCGTGGATCGAGTTCGGCGCGGTGAACCACCAGGCCACCCTGTCGGTGGACGGCCGGGTCGTCGCCACCCAGACGACCGCGTTCACCCCGTCGAACTTCGACATCAGCGCCTACGCCGCGCCCGGCACGACCCACACGCTCAGCGTGGACGTCAAGGGCCGCAACGCGATGAAGAACCCGGCGAACGGCAAGTACGTCGTGCCCGACGCCGCCGAGTGGTCCGAGGCGGTCCCCCAGGGCATCTACCGCTCGGCGTTCCTGCGGGTGTACCCGGCGGTCCGCATCAGCGACGCCTTCGTGCGCACCTCGGTGGCCAACCAGAGCCTCACCTACGACGTGTCGGTGGCCAACACCTCCGACACCGCCCGCACAGTGACGCTGAGCGGCACGCTCACGTCCGACAACGGCACGTCCTTCAACTATCCGGCGCTGCCCGGCCGCTCGGTCACCGTGGCGGCCCATTCGACGGCAACGGCGACCGTCGGCCCGGTGCCGTGGAACCTGGGCTCCGCCTCGTACTGGTGGCCGAACGTGCCCTACCGGCAGGGGTACCGCGCCCAGTTGCACCGGCTGGCGCTGCACGCGGTGACCGACGACGGCCGCACCAGCGACGCCACCTACCGGTTCGGGTTCCGGGAGAGCAGCCAGAACGGCGACTACTACTACCTCAACGGCGTACGAGTGAACTTCCGCGGCGACAACCTGCAGGGCGCCGACTTCGACCGGATCGACAACGGCGGCAAGGGCGACGCCTACGACACCCTGCCCGGCTTCCTGCCGCCCTCGACCGGCAACGGCGGCTGGCCGCAGGCGGTCGACAACTACCAGCGGCTCAACTACAACGTGGTGCGGATCCACCAGGAGCCGGCCAGCCCCTACATGCTCGACGTGGCCGACGAGCTGGGCCTGATGGTCATCGACGAGAGCGCTATCCGCGGCTCCAGCGGCCAGCAGGACTTCGTCGCCGGGCACGACAACATGGTCGCCCACGATCGCGCGCTGGCCCTGCGCGACCGCAATCACCCGGCGGTCATCCGCTGGAGCCAGGACAACGAGCCGAACATCAGCGGCAGCGACTCCGAGCAGTTCGAGAAGGACCTCTACGCGGCGGTCAACACCGCCGACGGCACCCGGCCGATCAGCGTCGACCTCGGTCCCGGCGGGTCGCCCGGCCAGTACCCCACGATGACGTACGGCAACTTCGCGGTCCTCGGGCACTACCTGGACGGTCTCGGCCACTACGGCGAGCAGGTCTGGTCTACGGCCGGCCGGCCGGACGGCGAGGGCGAGTACATCTGGCCGGCCTGCAACACGAAGCAGGGCTTCGAGTGGTTCGCCACCGCGACCGCCGCCAAGCGCGGCAAGGACGTCACCGACCTGCGGCCCTACACCCTGCTGTCCGGGTGGGCCGGTGTCGTGCCCGGGGTGCGCACCACCGACTTCACGCCGGAGGAGGGCGGCCACCCGATCTACGGGGCGGACAATCTCGCCGACCCGTGGAGCAACCCGCAGATCCAGCGGATCCAGGCCGCGTTCAACCCGGTCGCCGCGATCGACCTGCCGTACTGGTCGGCCTCCGGCGTGTCCGACGCCAACGGCACGTTCCCGCTGTCGCAGGCGGCCGACAGCTACCCGTACGGCAGCACGGTCACCCGCGACGTCACCGTGTTCAACGACGACTTCACCAGCACCTCGGTCGGGTTCTCCTGGACCGCCCGGCTGGACCGGCCGGACGGCACGGTGATCGCCTCCGGTGACGAGACCCTGACCGTGCCGCTGGGCTCCCGGGTCACCCGGCCGGTCACGTTCACCGCCCCGACCAGCGGCACCCGGGTGTACCTGGTGCTGACCACCGCGAAGTCCGGCAGCACGGTGTTCACCGACTCCGCCGAGTTCCTCGGCCTGGGCGCCGTCTCGTCCAATGTGGACGATGCCAGCTCCGCCATGTCCTACACGGGGAGTTGGGGACACGCCACCGGTGAGGCCGGTCCGTATGACGGAACCAACTCCTACAGCGATGTCGCGGGCGACACCGCCACGCTGAGCTTCACCGGCACCGGAATCACCCTGGACGCCGTGACCGCGCCGAACCACGGCATCGCGGCCGTCTCGGTGGACGGCGCAGCCGAGACGCTGGTGGACGAGTACTCGGCGACGCGGACCGGCGACGCGGTGGTGTGGAGCAACACGACGCTGGCGTCCGGCCCGCACACCGTCCGGATACGCGTCACCGGCAACCAGCGGTCCGGTTCCACCGGCACCTGGGTGACCGTGGACCGGTTCGAGATCACCAGTGCGTCGGCGCTGAGCGGAAACTACCGGATCGTCAACCGCAACAGCGGCAAGCCGCTGGCAGTCGCCGGCGGGTCGACCGCTGACGGCGCGCTGGTCGTCCAGCAGACCGGCGGCGCACCGTGGACCATCGGCGCGGCGTCCGGCGGGTCCTACACGCTGACCTACACCGGCAGCGGCAAGGTGCTCGACGTGCCCGGCCACGCCACCACGACCGGGACTCAGTTGGAGCAGTGGACCGGGAACGGCGGTGCCAACCAGCACTGGTACCTGCGGCCCACCGGCGACGGCTACTTCACGATCACCAGCGCCGACAACGGACTGCTGGCCGACGTCTACGGCCGGGCGACCGACGATGGCGCACGGGTCGTGCAGTGGACGGCCACCGGGGGCGCCAACCAGCAGTGGCAGCTCATCCCCGCGTAA
- a CDS encoding GH12 family glycosyl hydrolase domain-containing protein, translating into MRHTRLDLTIIGLKRRIIAPVVTLLTACLALALAAAPAYAATWGSSDRWASWSNGGYTLYNDVWGNGAGPQSIWANSYSNWGVWSDQPNTGGIKSYPNVTRWVGTPINSLNSVTSGYNVSVPSAGAYETAYDIWDSSNSNEIMLWLNQTGPIGPIGSYVTTVWLGGYNWNVYKGWNGANNVYSFLNTGRSTSGTVNILDVLRWLENSAHWIGNVTLGNVQFGWEITSSSGGMNFQTNSYWVSYN; encoded by the coding sequence ATGCGTCATACTCGACTCGATCTCACGATCATCGGGCTGAAGCGCAGGATCATCGCCCCGGTGGTCACGCTGCTCACCGCCTGCCTCGCCCTGGCGCTGGCCGCCGCTCCCGCCTATGCCGCAACCTGGGGGTCCTCCGACAGGTGGGCGTCCTGGAGCAACGGCGGCTACACGCTGTACAACGACGTCTGGGGCAATGGGGCCGGCCCGCAGTCGATCTGGGCGAACTCCTACAGCAACTGGGGAGTGTGGTCGGACCAGCCCAACACCGGGGGCATCAAGTCCTATCCGAACGTCACCCGGTGGGTCGGCACGCCGATCAACTCCCTGAACTCGGTGACCTCGGGCTACAACGTCTCGGTGCCCTCCGCCGGCGCCTACGAGACCGCCTACGACATCTGGGACTCGTCCAACTCCAACGAGATCATGCTGTGGCTCAACCAGACCGGGCCGATCGGACCGATCGGCTCCTACGTCACCACCGTGTGGCTCGGCGGCTACAACTGGAACGTCTACAAGGGGTGGAACGGAGCCAACAACGTCTACTCCTTCCTGAACACCGGCCGGTCGACCTCCGGCACCGTCAACATCCTCGACGTCCTGAGGTGGCTGGAGAACAGCGCCCACTGGATCGGCAACGTCACCCTGGGCAACGTCCAGTTCGGCTGGGAGATCACCTCCTCCAGCGGCGGCATGAACTTCCAGACCAACAGCTACTGGGTCTCCTACAACTGA
- a CDS encoding GH12 family glycosyl hydrolase domain-containing protein: protein MFLRFTRLRAAAAAAAMTLAASAIVAAVGAPTAAADTSTCSGTGTISAGDYIIQANEWNSSTQQCVNYSGGTAWSVSTANFNLPTNGAPATYPSIYKGCHWGMCTPNSGLPIQVSNLGSAVSSWSTVQPGSGAYDVAYDIWFNSTPTTSGQPDGTEMMIWLNSRGGVQPFGSQTGTANVAGYNWNVWTGQQTSWKIISYTLNPGGTSFTNLDIKALINDAVARGSLNPSHYLLDAEAGFEIWQGGQGLATNSFSFSATPGSNSGGGGGTGGGGGTGGGGGGCSVAYTVSNQWDTGFTANVTVTNTGTAPTNGWKVTWVWGGNQQISNVWNAAESHSGPNETVTNAGYNGAIPPGGNTSFGFQAGYSGTNTSPTPICTAS from the coding sequence ATGTTCCTACGCTTCACCAGGCTCCGCGCGGCAGCGGCCGCCGCGGCGATGACGCTGGCCGCCTCGGCGATCGTCGCCGCGGTCGGCGCGCCAACTGCGGCAGCCGACACGTCCACCTGTTCCGGCACCGGCACGATCTCGGCCGGGGACTACATCATCCAGGCCAACGAGTGGAACTCGTCCACGCAGCAGTGCGTCAACTACTCCGGCGGCACCGCGTGGTCGGTGAGCACGGCCAACTTCAACCTGCCCACCAACGGCGCCCCGGCCACCTACCCGTCCATCTACAAGGGCTGCCACTGGGGCATGTGCACGCCCAACAGCGGCCTGCCGATCCAGGTGAGCAACCTCGGCAGCGCGGTCTCGTCGTGGAGCACCGTCCAGCCCGGCTCCGGGGCCTACGACGTCGCCTACGACATCTGGTTCAACTCCACCCCCACCACCAGCGGCCAGCCCGACGGCACCGAGATGATGATCTGGCTCAACAGCCGGGGTGGCGTGCAGCCGTTCGGCTCGCAGACCGGCACGGCCAACGTCGCCGGCTACAACTGGAACGTCTGGACCGGGCAGCAGACCTCGTGGAAGATCATCTCCTACACGCTCAACCCCGGCGGCACCTCGTTCACCAACCTTGACATCAAGGCCCTGATCAACGACGCGGTCGCGCGCGGCTCGCTCAACCCCTCGCACTACCTGCTCGACGCGGAGGCCGGCTTCGAGATCTGGCAGGGCGGCCAGGGCCTGGCCACGAACAGCTTCTCCTTCAGTGCCACCCCCGGCAGCAACAGCGGCGGTGGGGGCGGTACTGGTGGAGGTGGTGGCACTGGCGGTGGTGGCGGCGGATGCTCGGTGGCCTACACGGTGAGCAACCAGTGGGACACCGGCTTCACCGCCAACGTGACCGTCACGAACACCGGGACGGCGCCCACCAACGGCTGGAAGGTGACCTGGGTCTGGGGCGGCAACCAGCAGATCAGCAACGTCTGGAACGCGGCCGAGAGCCACAGCGGTCCCAACGAGACCGTGACGAACGCCGGCTACAACGGTGCGATCCCCCCTGGCGGCAACACCTCCTTCGGGTTCCAGGCCGGCTACTCGGGGACCAACACGTCACCGACGCCGATCTGCACGGCGAGCTGA